The Thiosulfativibrio zosterae genome has a window encoding:
- a CDS encoding bifunctional diguanylate cyclase/phosphodiesterase — protein sequence METCKKITGLILSYSIASNPKSIKQLVQIGITFLLLMLIIPLLAAFVINDYERQVQNRAFENLAAITDLKTRQLEHWFNDKYKVSQVLNSNPILLSHAEALINNPDSTEELQTLTKMFESLRTLFEFESISLITPDQNKLVSVGNSHNISLETKLLIEKSIATQNSVNHYQIYDEFGRSHLDYVVPLIHQTANNNQVFGLVLIHLDPNDFIFPYIRNWPTPSQSAETLLVRQSGQLIEVLNPVRHAHQHHLNDPIADFDDPKLPANIALKERTVGSMIGLDYRNHRVYAAYSPVEGTDWMLISKIDMEEANQPLIELSESLILITFLALLITAIALWFVLKKQGQSMQLQIQNEKTKSERVLQNFYEMPFIGMAILEPQHFGFTRFNQQLLSILGDQTDDLSNKTLLDIVDVQHHNTLIQSFEDIANHKQDGIKLSVKLSGEPHETSIVNLDIKCIRDDDGKPSLYLATLQDISELTEVSEQNAAQKRQLQTLVNTIPDLIWVKDLNGVYLSCNRMFEKLYGTEEDEIIGKTDYDFVDKETADFFRRHDLNAMKQGRPTENEEWLTFAQNQYRGLFATIKTPVLNEQGKVIGILGIARDITVRKAAEEKLAQLSQLYATINEMNEAIVRCKNETELLESVCAIAVHYTGIQLAWIGLIDEHNILRPVTFAGTHSDYLQDLEIDLNGLSSSAQGPTGKAIFENRIFWCQDFANSPITEPWHEKGKQAGWQSSAAIPLHQEGKVIGALNIYSQTLNAFDTPAQNLLTEMASNVSFALNNFAYAKIQQASEKIQNELLARLTKISQSLPGMVYQFRVTPEGVMSFPFASHAIKDIYLVEPEAVTEDASQINDLIHPEDLEGLHSSIFASAQTLTPWRHEYRLKYQDGTIRWLSGNAMPEKENDGSILWHGFINDITEQKNSQEKIELASKVFEQTHEGIMITDSQQQILLVNNAFSEITGFSAEEAIGKTPKILSSGKHNADFYQQIWQTLNQEGHWQGEIWNRRKNGEVYPQLLSITRGKNALGEVSEYIGMFSDISQVKASEEKIINLAHFDPLTQLANRQLLMDRLSHAVSSAERYQAEVAILFLDLDHFKNINDTLGHHIGDLLLIEVSQRMQHLLREEDTVSRPGGDEFIVLLPGTGEEGAVHVAEKLVTEISKQMALETYKVFITPSIGIAIYPQDGKDVATLLKNADAAMYQSKQDGRNTYKFFTDEMQQRSLRLMRIENALRSALDNHQLSLNYQPQFDAFTGQMIGAEALIRWNHPEMGNLSPAEFIPIAEQSGQIIPIGVWILKTALQELKTCLKMGYPPFTMAVNLSAIQFKQAELPQQVLALLNEYEISPEYLELELTESAAMADPEAAIQMINTLVSSGIQIAIDDFGTGYSSLSYLKRFNATKLKIDQSFVRDIMDDMDDRAIVKTIISLAENLGLKTIAEGVETAEQMAFLQQENCSEIQGYYLSKPLSANDFETFLSENQAFK from the coding sequence ATGGAAACTTGTAAAAAAATAACTGGCCTAATTTTGTCTTATTCCATCGCATCTAACCCAAAATCGATTAAGCAACTGGTGCAGATTGGCATTACTTTCTTGCTGCTCATGCTGATCATTCCTTTGTTAGCCGCTTTTGTGATTAATGATTACGAGCGCCAAGTTCAAAATAGAGCCTTTGAAAACCTTGCCGCCATTACAGACCTTAAAACTCGCCAGCTAGAACATTGGTTTAATGATAAATACAAAGTTTCACAGGTTTTAAACTCTAATCCCATTTTGCTGTCACACGCCGAAGCCTTAATCAATAACCCCGACTCAACTGAAGAACTTCAAACTTTGACTAAGATGTTTGAATCTTTGCGAACTCTATTTGAATTTGAATCCATTTCTTTAATCACTCCGGATCAAAATAAACTGGTCAGCGTTGGTAATTCGCACAACATTTCTTTGGAAACAAAACTGTTAATTGAAAAAAGTATCGCAACCCAAAATTCAGTTAACCACTATCAAATCTACGATGAATTTGGGCGTTCACACTTAGATTATGTTGTGCCCCTTATTCATCAAACGGCAAATAATAACCAAGTGTTTGGGCTGGTATTAATTCATCTTGACCCCAACGATTTTATCTTTCCTTACATTCGCAATTGGCCAACCCCCAGTCAATCTGCCGAAACCTTATTGGTTCGCCAATCTGGCCAACTGATAGAAGTTTTAAACCCCGTTCGCCATGCTCATCAACATCATCTTAACGACCCCATTGCAGATTTTGACGACCCCAAACTCCCTGCAAATATTGCTCTCAAAGAACGCACCGTTGGCTCGATGATTGGACTAGATTATCGCAACCATAGAGTTTATGCCGCTTACAGTCCCGTGGAAGGTACGGATTGGATGCTGATTTCAAAAATAGACATGGAAGAAGCCAATCAACCCTTAATTGAGTTGTCTGAAAGCCTAATCCTCATTACCTTTTTGGCTTTATTGATTACGGCGATCGCCCTTTGGTTTGTGCTTAAAAAGCAAGGGCAGTCCATGCAACTGCAAATTCAAAACGAGAAAACCAAATCAGAAAGAGTGCTGCAAAATTTTTACGAAATGCCCTTTATCGGCATGGCCATTTTGGAACCCCAGCACTTTGGATTTACCCGCTTTAATCAACAACTACTAAGCATATTAGGTGACCAAACAGATGACCTTAGCAACAAAACGCTGCTCGATATTGTTGATGTGCAACATCACAACACCCTAATTCAAAGTTTTGAAGACATTGCCAATCATAAACAAGATGGCATCAAATTGTCTGTAAAACTCAGTGGCGAACCCCATGAAACAAGCATTGTTAACTTGGACATTAAATGTATTCGTGACGATGATGGTAAACCCAGTTTATATTTGGCAACCTTGCAAGATATCAGCGAATTGACAGAGGTTTCTGAACAAAATGCTGCGCAAAAACGGCAATTACAAACCTTGGTTAATACCATTCCTGATTTAATTTGGGTAAAAGACCTAAACGGTGTTTATCTCAGCTGTAACCGAATGTTTGAAAAGCTGTATGGCACAGAAGAAGACGAAATTATCGGCAAAACCGACTATGACTTTGTAGATAAAGAAACCGCCGACTTTTTCCGCCGACACGATTTAAATGCCATGAAGCAAGGTAGACCGACTGAAAATGAAGAATGGTTAACCTTTGCTCAAAACCAATACCGTGGTTTATTCGCCACCATTAAAACACCTGTTTTAAACGAACAAGGCAAAGTGATTGGTATTTTAGGGATAGCGCGCGACATCACCGTTAGAAAAGCGGCCGAAGAAAAATTAGCACAACTCAGCCAACTTTACGCAACCATCAACGAAATGAATGAAGCCATCGTGCGTTGTAAAAATGAAACCGAATTACTTGAAAGTGTCTGCGCGATTGCCGTTCATTACACGGGAATTCAATTGGCTTGGATTGGATTAATTGATGAACACAACATCCTAAGGCCTGTCACCTTTGCTGGCACTCATTCCGACTATCTACAAGACCTTGAAATTGACTTGAATGGCCTGTCATCCAGTGCACAAGGCCCAACCGGCAAAGCCATTTTTGAAAACCGCATTTTCTGGTGTCAAGATTTTGCAAACAGCCCGATTACAGAGCCGTGGCACGAAAAAGGCAAACAAGCCGGCTGGCAATCTTCGGCTGCAATTCCGCTCCACCAAGAAGGCAAAGTGATTGGCGCCTTAAACATTTATTCTCAGACTTTAAATGCCTTTGACACGCCAGCACAAAACCTACTCACAGAAATGGCCTCCAATGTCAGCTTTGCCCTCAATAATTTTGCCTATGCAAAAATCCAGCAAGCCTCTGAAAAAATTCAAAATGAATTACTGGCTCGCTTAACCAAAATATCGCAAAGTTTACCCGGCATGGTGTATCAATTTAGAGTCACGCCCGAGGGTGTGATGAGCTTTCCGTTTGCCAGCCATGCCATCAAGGATATTTATCTGGTAGAACCTGAAGCCGTCACTGAAGATGCCTCTCAAATTAATGACCTCATCCACCCTGAAGATTTGGAAGGCTTACACAGCTCTATCTTTGCATCGGCACAAACCCTAACCCCTTGGCGTCATGAGTATCGTCTAAAATACCAAGATGGCACGATTCGTTGGCTCTCTGGCAACGCCATGCCCGAAAAAGAAAATGATGGTTCAATTTTATGGCACGGCTTCATTAACGATATCACCGAGCAAAAAAACAGCCAAGAAAAAATCGAGCTGGCTTCCAAGGTTTTTGAACAAACCCACGAAGGCATTATGATTACTGATAGCCAACAGCAAATCCTATTGGTGAATAATGCCTTTAGCGAAATCACCGGATTTAGCGCTGAAGAAGCCATTGGCAAAACACCCAAAATATTAAGTTCTGGCAAGCATAACGCTGATTTTTACCAACAGATTTGGCAAACGCTCAATCAAGAGGGTCATTGGCAAGGCGAAATCTGGAATCGCCGTAAAAATGGAGAAGTTTATCCTCAGTTACTCAGCATAACGCGCGGTAAGAATGCCCTCGGTGAGGTTTCTGAATATATCGGTATGTTCTCAGATATTTCCCAAGTGAAGGCCTCTGAAGAAAAAATTATCAATCTTGCTCATTTTGACCCCTTAACTCAATTAGCCAACCGCCAACTATTGATGGACCGTTTGAGCCATGCCGTTAGCAGTGCCGAGCGTTACCAAGCTGAAGTGGCTATTTTATTTTTAGACCTAGATCATTTTAAAAATATCAACGACACGCTCGGACACCACATAGGCGACCTGTTGTTGATTGAAGTCAGTCAACGCATGCAACATTTGTTGCGCGAAGAAGATACCGTTTCCAGACCTGGCGGCGATGAATTTATTGTGTTATTGCCGGGCACTGGCGAAGAAGGCGCCGTGCATGTCGCAGAAAAACTGGTCACCGAAATCTCTAAACAAATGGCACTAGAAACTTACAAGGTGTTTATCACGCCCTCGATTGGCATTGCCATTTACCCCCAAGATGGCAAAGATGTCGCCACCCTGCTTAAAAATGCCGATGCCGCCATGTATCAATCCAAACAAGATGGCCGCAACACCTACAAGTTTTTTACCGACGAAATGCAACAACGCTCTTTGCGCTTAATGCGCATCGAAAATGCTCTGCGCTCTGCGCTGGATAACCACCAACTCAGCCTAAACTATCAACCCCAGTTTGATGCCTTCACTGGTCAAATGATTGGGGCAGAAGCCTTAATCCGCTGGAACCATCCTGAAATGGGCAATTTATCGCCTGCCGAATTCATTCCGATTGCCGAACAAAGTGGGCAAATCATTCCCATCGGCGTTTGGATTTTGAAAACGGCGTTACAAGAGTTAAAGACTTGTCTAAAAATGGGCTATCCGCCCTTTACCATGGCCGTAAATTTATCGGCTATTCAATTCAAGCAAGCAGAACTGCCACAGCAAGTGTTGGCTTTGCTAAACGAATACGAAATTTCGCCCGAATACCTAGAACTAGAACTCACCGAGAGTGCCGCCATGGCCGACCCAGAAGCAGCGATTCAAATGATTAACACCCTGGTTTCTAGCGGCATTCAAATTGCCATCGACGATTTTGGCACAGGCTATTCATCGCTCAGTTATTTAAAGCGCTTTAATGCCACCAAACTCAAAATTGACCAATCTTTCGTGCGCGACATTATGGACGACATGGATGACCGCGCCATCGTTAAAACCATTATCAGCTTGGCAGAAAACTTAGGCCTAAAAACCATTGCAGAAGGGGTTGAAACTGCCGAGCAAATGGCTTTCTTGCAACAAGAAAACTGCAGCGAAATCCAGGGCTACTATCTCAGCAAACCGCTCTCGGCTAATGATTTTGAAACCTTTTTATCCGAGAACCAAGCGTTTAAATAA
- a CDS encoding hemolysin family protein, whose amino-acid sequence MNAFFILAFLIVLSAYFSLAEMALASSRQSRLAQMAEDGDARAKKALKIKEDPSRLLAATQTGITAAALLVGIYGESAMSLFFVEFLSHYFPILISWVEEIAFTLTIILVTAVTIILAEIVPKRIAIAQPEKVAVFCAPFMLFFINMMTPAVFILSWISDKILLILPVDNAPSVTSIEDILAYVDEGKRCGTLAPEESHLVGNIFKFDDRSLASIMTPITDVVWLNLMAPKEENMRTLRETPHSRMPICNGDLQHIIGIVESQHILKSALDGEIDFAEIHIEQPLFIPSTLSLFDLLRTFRQKRATFALVVSEFGLNEGIVTMDDLVLSLVGDMMPTGDNPEDALAIKRPDGSWLLDGLLAIDDLKVKLDIHYINQEELGNFHTVGGFVLASLGRIPRKTEQFDWSGWSFEVVDVDNNRVDQVLATKLGSTKTKNNESTP is encoded by the coding sequence ATGAATGCCTTTTTTATCCTTGCTTTTCTGATAGTGCTCTCCGCTTATTTTTCACTGGCAGAAATGGCTTTGGCTTCTTCTCGTCAGTCTCGTTTAGCCCAAATGGCTGAAGATGGGGATGCGCGCGCGAAAAAAGCTTTAAAAATTAAGGAAGACCCAAGCAGATTGCTGGCTGCAACGCAAACTGGTATTACGGCAGCAGCTTTGTTAGTGGGTATTTATGGTGAGTCGGCCATGTCTTTATTTTTTGTCGAGTTTTTAAGCCATTACTTTCCAATTTTAATCTCCTGGGTAGAAGAAATCGCCTTCACCCTTACCATCATATTGGTTACCGCCGTTACCATTATTTTGGCTGAAATTGTGCCTAAACGAATCGCGATCGCTCAGCCTGAAAAAGTGGCGGTGTTTTGCGCCCCCTTTATGTTATTTTTTATCAATATGATGACCCCGGCGGTTTTTATCCTGTCTTGGATTTCCGATAAAATTTTGCTTATCTTACCCGTTGACAATGCCCCCTCAGTGACCAGTATTGAGGATATTTTAGCCTATGTAGACGAAGGCAAACGCTGCGGAACGCTTGCCCCTGAAGAGAGTCATTTAGTGGGTAATATTTTCAAGTTTGATGACAGAAGTTTGGCTTCTATTATGACGCCAATAACCGATGTGGTTTGGCTTAACTTAATGGCGCCTAAAGAAGAAAACATGCGCACTTTACGCGAAACACCCCACTCTCGTATGCCGATCTGCAATGGCGACTTGCAGCACATTATTGGGATTGTAGAAAGTCAGCATATCTTAAAAAGTGCGCTCGATGGTGAAATTGACTTTGCTGAAATTCATATAGAGCAACCCCTTTTTATACCCTCCACCTTATCTTTATTTGATTTACTGCGTACTTTTCGTCAAAAACGCGCCACATTTGCGCTGGTGGTAAGCGAGTTTGGACTTAACGAAGGGATAGTCACCATGGACGACCTAGTGTTGTCATTAGTGGGTGATATGATGCCGACAGGTGATAATCCAGAAGATGCACTGGCAATTAAACGGCCTGATGGCTCTTGGTTGCTCGATGGGCTTTTGGCCATCGATGATTTGAAAGTAAAGCTAGACATTCACTATATTAATCAAGAGGAATTAGGTAATTTTCATACCGTTGGTGGTTTTGTACTGGCCTCTCTTGGCAGAATTCCCCGCAAAACCGAACAATTTGACTGGTCTGGCTGGAGCTTTGAAGTGGTTGATGTCGATAACAACCGTGTTGATCAAGTACTGGCCACAAAATTGGGATCAACAAAAACCAAAAACAACGAATCAACCCCTTAA
- a CDS encoding PDDEXK nuclease domain-containing protein: MSIIQKPQNFSALLGQIQQADSQLTKLASKAVNISLTLRNWLIGYYIAEYQLQGQDRADYGEQLFEKLAKQLKSLAVSRVDARELRRYTQFYQTYPHIRETLTPELKLQSLEMGDNISQIQNQSTTLWQTQVVSRLSFSHLVELIAIADPIKRQFYEVEAMQAQWSVRELKRQINSLYYERSGLSNNKAQLQQLANQSDPKNTPGLVIRDPYVFEFIGLKPQEVMSETHLEAQLIKKLEDFMLELGHGFCFEAKQKRILIGDDYYFIDLVFYHRILKCHVLVDLKLEDFNHTNIGQLNTYVSWYKANMMAQGDQPPIGILLCTNQNNALAEYALAGMDNQLFVSKYQLELPKPETMKAFIEQQIQQLAADSE, encoded by the coding sequence ATGTCAATTATCCAAAAACCGCAAAACTTTTCTGCACTACTCGGTCAAATTCAACAGGCTGACTCACAACTTACCAAGCTTGCCAGCAAAGCGGTCAATATCAGCTTAACGCTCAGAAACTGGCTTATTGGGTACTACATAGCAGAATACCAGCTGCAAGGTCAAGACCGTGCTGACTATGGAGAACAACTCTTCGAAAAACTTGCTAAACAACTCAAAAGTCTTGCAGTTTCTCGAGTTGATGCCCGTGAGTTACGCCGCTACACACAGTTTTATCAAACCTACCCTCACATTCGGGAGACACTGACTCCCGAATTAAAATTGCAAAGCTTAGAAATGGGAGACAATATCTCCCAAATTCAAAACCAATCAACAACCTTGTGGCAAACTCAAGTGGTCAGTCGTTTGTCTTTCAGCCATCTAGTCGAGTTGATTGCCATAGCAGACCCAATTAAACGCCAATTTTACGAAGTAGAAGCCATGCAAGCGCAATGGAGTGTGCGAGAACTTAAGCGCCAAATAAACAGCCTTTATTACGAGCGCTCTGGGTTATCAAATAACAAGGCTCAACTACAACAACTGGCCAATCAATCTGACCCAAAAAATACACCAGGCCTGGTGATTCGTGACCCTTATGTTTTTGAATTTATAGGCTTAAAGCCGCAAGAAGTCATGAGTGAAACGCACTTAGAAGCCCAGCTAATCAAAAAGTTAGAAGACTTTATGCTAGAACTAGGGCACGGCTTTTGTTTTGAAGCCAAACAAAAACGCATTTTAATTGGCGATGACTATTACTTTATCGATTTAGTGTTTTACCACCGCATTCTCAAATGTCATGTATTAGTAGACTTAAAACTTGAAGACTTTAATCATACCAACATCGGCCAACTCAATACCTATGTCAGCTGGTATAAGGCCAATATGATGGCGCAGGGCGATCAACCCCCCATAGGTATTTTGCTATGCACCAACCAAAATAACGCCCTAGCAGAATATGCGCTGGCCGGCATGGACAACCAACTATTTGTTTCTAAGTACCAACTAGAACTACCGAAACCTGAAACCATGAAAGCCTTTATTGAACAACAAATTCAGCAGCTTGCAGCAGACTCAGAATAA
- a CDS encoding mechanosensitive ion channel domain-containing protein gives MIDKISWLDNLPYVQIVISVLIPFAIVFTQWMAKKLILNISLVKHVPHERGYQVYRYFKSLIVVVWLVVLLVVWGIDYQALLVVASSVLAVIGVALVAQWSILSNITASIIVFFTLPAKNGDEIEILDGPNTVKGRIQEINFFNVLLKDDKGNLIAFPNNLILQKAVRKTDFQPPEVPKPSRRSLLKQRLSKSQE, from the coding sequence ATGATAGATAAGATTTCATGGCTTGATAACTTGCCTTATGTACAGATTGTAATCAGTGTATTGATTCCATTTGCCATTGTCTTTACACAATGGATGGCGAAAAAACTCATTTTAAACATCAGCCTGGTTAAGCATGTGCCGCATGAGCGCGGTTATCAAGTTTACCGCTACTTTAAGTCACTGATTGTGGTTGTTTGGTTAGTGGTGCTTTTGGTCGTTTGGGGGATTGATTACCAAGCGCTGCTGGTTGTGGCTTCGTCAGTATTGGCGGTGATAGGGGTAGCTTTGGTTGCCCAGTGGTCTATTTTGAGCAATATCACTGCGAGCATCATCGTGTTTTTTACCTTGCCGGCCAAAAATGGTGATGAAATTGAAATCCTCGATGGGCCTAATACCGTTAAAGGCCGCATTCAAGAAATTAACTTTTTTAATGTGCTACTCAAAGACGATAAGGGCAATTTGATTGCCTTTCCCAATAATTTGATTTTGCAAAAAGCCGTCCGCAAAACAGATTTTCAGCCGCCAGAAGTGCCTAAGCCTTCTCGTCGTAGTTTACTCAAGCAGCGCCTTTCAAAAAGTCAGGAGTAA
- a CDS encoding EAL domain-containing protein, protein MGLLTCFKTPAQGFAKSLNNQRSYPLLGLIALVFSLLSSPQGFANAPLQSSENVSNAKAALTYRLAVLAYRDKPSTHKRWQPLVDYLNQKFYPVSFQLEVLHLAELETAVQQHQVDFVLTQPAHYVLLTYQSGLTSPLASLINLEGDFATDRFGGVIFTRHDRDDLVTLEDIKGQRIAAAATSSLGAYEMQAYELLKHGVRLPGQATLIETGQPQSLALEAVLSGQADVGFVRTGVLEGLVKKGKLDMGQLKLINAQRLPDFPFVTSTALYPEWPFAAMPHVDKEVARQVAAALLSIPSMGDLARSMNIAGFNIAGDYRTIDALMRELRLAPFDKETFTLRDFVDMWFTELLIGLGVFVFWVMATLFFMVQRQRLLSQERNRLEVALNQVRLLNQAVDQSPEAIVITDSEGHINYMNPMFLDMTGYSETEMLGKNPRVLQSGLTPVEQYEAMWAILKEGKVWRGELSNRRKDGSVYPAQAIISPVKNAMGKVTHYLGIQRDLTERKRREKRIEELLYQDEVTQVANRNKLIETLDKCLQANNTYPVKGCLVLINITRFKFINQLHGMEVGDGVLCAVAQRLSIVYGSRGLVARLAADHFAIFCENRVEKSKVDEWIEQMGQLAATALEPRLEVGRKRFMLEACFGVGAFRQAEGQLPIDAINQVFNQAGMALRAARQPNAIRLQIYNAQMMAEQLEKHHLQSELAHAIKDQQLRLFVQPQVSQGQELVGLECLVRWQHPEKGLLPPGHFITLAEESDLIVSLGEWVMEQACAILAQVQKIQPNIRVAVNISPKHFRQAYFNAQCLGYLAAAGANPKGLMIEITESLFVDDLDEVIAKMTELKKHGIRFSIDDFGTGYSSLSYLQHLPVDELKIDRAFILGMERYGLEGSLVSSIYAMAQQMQLEVVAEGIENTTQWQRLARFDQLQLQGFLFAKPQFYPDWLKTWQSTINV, encoded by the coding sequence ATGGGCTTATTGACTTGCTTTAAAACCCCAGCGCAAGGGTTTGCTAAAAGTTTAAATAATCAGCGTTCTTATCCGTTATTGGGTTTGATAGCGCTGGTTTTTAGCTTGTTAAGCAGTCCTCAGGGTTTTGCGAATGCCCCGCTTCAATCCTCAGAAAATGTGTCTAACGCCAAAGCAGCGCTGACTTATCGATTGGCGGTCTTGGCCTATAGAGATAAGCCCAGCACCCATAAGCGTTGGCAGCCGTTAGTTGACTATTTAAATCAAAAATTTTATCCCGTTTCTTTTCAATTAGAAGTCTTGCATTTGGCAGAGCTAGAAACGGCGGTTCAGCAGCATCAGGTTGATTTTGTACTGACTCAGCCAGCACATTATGTCTTATTAACTTATCAATCAGGGTTAACTTCGCCCTTAGCTTCGTTGATTAATTTGGAAGGGGACTTTGCCACTGACCGCTTTGGTGGGGTCATTTTTACGCGTCATGATCGTGATGATCTAGTGACGCTTGAAGATATCAAAGGGCAACGCATTGCGGCGGCGGCAACCAGTTCGTTAGGGGCCTATGAAATGCAAGCCTATGAGTTGCTTAAGCATGGTGTGCGTTTACCTGGGCAAGCCACCTTGATAGAAACAGGTCAACCACAAAGTTTGGCGCTAGAGGCAGTTTTGTCTGGACAAGCAGATGTGGGCTTTGTGCGCACCGGTGTTTTGGAAGGCTTGGTTAAAAAGGGCAAGCTAGACATGGGGCAGTTGAAGTTAATCAATGCCCAGCGCCTACCCGATTTTCCCTTTGTGACCAGTACGGCTTTATACCCTGAATGGCCATTTGCTGCCATGCCGCATGTTGATAAAGAAGTGGCGCGTCAAGTCGCTGCCGCCTTATTGTCGATACCCAGTATGGGCGACTTGGCGCGTTCTATGAATATCGCTGGATTTAACATTGCCGGTGACTATCGCACCATTGATGCCCTGATGCGCGAATTGCGTTTAGCCCCGTTTGACAAAGAAACCTTTACCTTGCGTGATTTTGTGGATATGTGGTTTACAGAATTACTCATTGGATTAGGGGTGTTTGTTTTTTGGGTGATGGCAACTTTGTTTTTTATGGTTCAGCGTCAAAGGTTGCTGTCGCAAGAGCGCAATCGTTTAGAAGTGGCGCTTAATCAAGTGAGGTTATTAAACCAAGCGGTGGATCAAAGCCCCGAAGCCATAGTGATTACCGATTCAGAGGGGCATATTAATTACATGAACCCCATGTTTCTAGATATGACCGGCTATTCAGAAACCGAAATGCTGGGCAAAAATCCGCGTGTATTGCAGTCGGGATTAACCCCTGTTGAACAGTATGAAGCCATGTGGGCAATTTTAAAAGAGGGCAAGGTTTGGCGTGGTGAGCTGTCTAATCGACGCAAAGATGGCTCTGTTTATCCCGCACAGGCAATCATTTCACCCGTCAAAAATGCTATGGGCAAAGTGACTCATTACTTGGGTATACAACGGGATTTGACCGAAAGAAAGCGCCGCGAAAAACGCATAGAAGAGTTGCTGTATCAAGATGAAGTGACGCAGGTTGCCAATCGCAATAAACTCATTGAAACCTTAGATAAGTGTTTACAAGCAAACAATACTTACCCGGTTAAAGGTTGTTTAGTGTTGATTAATATAACGCGCTTTAAGTTTATTAATCAGTTGCATGGCATGGAAGTCGGGGATGGTGTTTTGTGCGCTGTGGCGCAACGCTTGAGTATTGTTTATGGTTCTAGAGGGTTGGTGGCGCGTTTAGCAGCGGACCATTTTGCGATATTTTGTGAGAATAGGGTCGAAAAGTCTAAGGTAGACGAATGGATAGAGCAGATGGGGCAATTGGCAGCGACCGCCCTAGAACCGCGCTTAGAAGTCGGGCGTAAACGCTTTATGCTGGAAGCTTGTTTTGGTGTCGGTGCCTTTAGACAAGCGGAGGGGCAATTGCCCATTGATGCCATTAACCAAGTATTTAATCAGGCAGGCATGGCGTTAAGAGCGGCGCGTCAGCCCAATGCGATAAGGTTGCAAATTTATAACGCCCAAATGATGGCCGAGCAATTGGAAAAACATCATCTGCAGTCAGAGCTGGCGCACGCCATTAAAGACCAGCAGTTGCGTTTATTTGTGCAACCCCAGGTATCGCAGGGTCAAGAATTGGTGGGGTTAGAATGTTTGGTGCGTTGGCAGCATCCCGAAAAAGGGCTTTTGCCACCGGGTCACTTTATTACGCTGGCAGAGGAATCTGACCTGATCGTGTCCCTTGGCGAATGGGTTATGGAGCAGGCCTGTGCCATTTTGGCTCAGGTTCAAAAAATACAGCCCAATATTCGAGTGGCGGTGAATATTAGCCCCAAGCATTTTCGCCAAGCCTATTTTAATGCTCAGTGTTTAGGGTATTTGGCAGCGGCAGGCGCAAATCCAAAGGGTTTGATGATTGAAATCACGGAAAGCCTGTTTGTAGATGATTTGGACGAAGTTATTGCCAAAATGACAGAGCTTAAAAAACACGGTATTCGCTTTTCGATTGATGATTTTGGTACCGGCTATTCTTCGTTGAGTTATTTACAGCATTTACCGGTAGATGAATTGAAGATAGACCGTGCCTTTATTTTGGGTATGGAGCGTTACGGGTTGGAAGGCAGTTTAGTGTCTTCTATTTATGCCATGGCACAACAAATGCAATTAGAAGTGGTTGCTGAAGGCATTGAAAATACCACGCAATGGCAACGATTGGCCAGGTTTGACCAGTTGCAGTTGCAAGGGTTTTTGTTTGCCAAGCCGCAGTTTTACCCTGACTGGTTAAAGACTTGGCAAAGCACGATTAATGTATAG